A genomic region of Raphanus sativus cultivar WK10039 chromosome 6, ASM80110v3, whole genome shotgun sequence contains the following coding sequences:
- the LOC108809709 gene encoding metalloendoproteinase 4-MMP translates to MRHHPYKRKPITVFSFFFLIYLNLHSPQTIEARNPSQFTINPSRHNVNIPEIKRHLHRFGYLQRNNVSFEQALSRYQKNLGLPITGKPDSDTLSHVRLPRCGFPDDVDSKTMAFHTKQKYVYFPGRPRWTRDIPLQLTYAFSQENLTPYLTPTQIQRVFRRAFAKWASVIPVSFVETEDYEIADIKIGFFAGDHGDGEPFDGVLGVLAHTFSPENGRLHLDKAETWAVDFHEQKSTVAVDLESVAVHEIGHVLGLGHSSVKDAAMYPTLKPRSKKVDLNVDDVVGVQSLYGTNPNFNLSSLLASETSTNVADGMLVRSEGVIYSTLGTLLVLGFLNL, encoded by the coding sequence ATGCGTCATCATCCATACAAACGCAAACCCATCACcgtcttctccttcttctttcttaTCTATCTCAATCTCCACAGCCCACAGACCATAGAAGCTCGAAACCCATCTCAGTTCACTATTAACCCGTCCCGGCATAACGTCAATATACCGGAAATAAAACGTCACCTTCACCGGTTCGGTTACCTCCAACGCAACAACGTCTCGTTTGAGCAAGCTCTCTCACGTTACCAGAAAAACCTCGGTCTACCGATAACCGGGAAACCAGATTCCGACACGTTGTCACACGTTCGGTTACCAAGATGCGGATTCCCCGATGACGTGGACTCCAAAACGATGGCGTttcatacaaaacaaaaatacgtGTATTTCCCCGGAAGGCCCAGGTGGACGAGAGACATCCCACTGCAGCTCACGTACGCCTTCTCGCAGGAGAACCTCACCCCTTATCTAACACCAACGCAAATTCAGCGCGTGTTCCGACGCGCTTTCGCCAAGTGGGCCTCGGTGATCCCCGTCAGCTTCGTCGAGACGGAGGACTACGAAATCGCCGACATCAAAATCGGATTCTTCGCCGGAGATCACGGCGACGGAGAGCCGTTCGACGGCGTTTTAGGCGTGTTGGCGCACACTTTCTCTCCCGAGAACGGTAGGCTTCATCTAGACAAAGCGGAGACGTGGGCCGTCGATTTCCACGAGCAGAAATCAACGGTGGCCGTCGATCTGGAGTCAGTTGCTGTGCACGAGATAGGTCACGTGCTTGGGCTGGGCCATAGCTCGGTGAAAGACGCGGCTATGTACCCAACTTTAAAGCCCAGAAGTAAGAAAGTGGATTTGAATGTTGATGATGTCGTTGGAGTACAGTCTTTGTACGGAACCAACCCAAATTTCAACTTAAGTAGTTTGCTCGCGTCGGAGACTTCGACCAATGTAGCTGATGGCATGTTGGTTCGGTCTGAAGGAGTCATCTATTCAACTTTGGGTACTCTTCTCGTTCTGGGCTTTCTTAATCTTTAG